A stretch of DNA from Cellulomonas fengjieae:
CGCGGTCTGGTGCTCGTGACGGGTCCCACCGGCTCGGGCAAGACCACGACGCTGGCCTCGATGCTGGACCTCGTCAACACGCTGCGCGAGGTCAACATCGTGACGATCGAGGACCCGATCGAGATCCTGCACCAGGACAAGAAGTCGATCGTCTCCCAGCGCGAGGTGCGCCAGGACACCGCCGACTTCACGGTCGCCCTGCGGGCCGCGATGCGGCAGGACCCCGACGTGATCCTGGTCGGCGAGATGCGCGACGTGGAGACCGTCCGGGCGGCCCTGTCCGCGGCCGAGACCGGCCACCTCGTGCTGTCCACGCTGCACACGATCGACGCGGCGGAGAGCATCAACCGGATCATCGACTTCTTCCCGCCGCACGAGCAGAAGCAGGTCCGCATCGCGCTGGCCCAGACCTTGCGCGGCATCGTGTCCCAGCGCCTCGTCCGGCTCGCCGACGGCACCGGCCGCCGCCCTGCCGTCGAGGTCATGGTCAACACGGGCCGCACCCGGGACGCGATCCTGGAGCCGGCCGACTCGCCGCCGCTGATCGACCTGATCCGGGAGGGGGACTTCTACAAGATGCAGACGTTCGACCAGCACCTGTTCGAGCTGGTCCGGGACGACGTCATCACCTACGAGGAGGCGCTCGCCGTCTCCACCAGCCCGCACGACCTCACGGTCGACCTGCGGCAGGCGGGCCTGGTGTCCTGACGCTCGGCGCCCGGCCCGCGACCCTCCGTCGCTGCGCGGGCGGTCAGGAGTCGTCGGGCAGGCCGAGCCAGGTGTGCCACCCGGTGTGCAGCACCAGCCAGGCCATCAGCCCGTAGCCCGCCTGGCCGGGCAGGACGCCGTCGCCGGCGGCGAGGTCGCCCAGCCACTGGTCGTGGGCGGCCAGTGGCGTGTAGGTGTCCACGAACGGCACCCGGCGACGGGTCGCGACGTCCGCGAACGCGGCGGACAGGTCGGCCAGCGTGTCGGCGTCGGCCGTGCCGCCGGGCGGAGGGCCGACCACGAACGTGGGGATCCGGCGCTGCTCGGCGACGTCGAGGATGTTGGCCAGGTTGAGCCGGCTACGGGCCAGGGACAGACCGGCGGCGACGTCGGCGCGACCCAGCGCGACGACGAGGCGGTTGTCGGCCTCGGGGGACAGGCGGCGCGAGACCTCGTCGTCCCACCGTGCGCCCAGCGCGGTGGTGGTCTCGCCCGGCACGGCGAGCGTCAGGACGGTCAACGGGTCCGGCGTCGGTGTCCGGGCGGCCACGCGGCCCACCCAGCCGAGCGCCTTGGGGTCGCCTGCGCCGGCCACGAGCTCGTCGCCGACCACCGCCAGCCGCAGCGGCAGCTCTCCCACGTGTGTCACCTCTCGCCGTCCGACCCGTCCCACGACGGCCGTCGCGGGACAGTCTCTCAGGAGGTGCGGGCGACCGCGGGCTCATCGGCGGGCCTGTCGGCTCGCCGGGCGTGCGTGCGACGGCGGGGGCGGCGGGTCAGGCGCTGCCGAAGGGGCGGCTGGGCAGGTTCGAGACGGAGTCGGACCAGTCGAGGTGGGACGCGGGCGGTCGTGCGGTGCCCAGGCCGTCGCGGCGCACCGTGACGACCAGACGGGCGACCAGCCACGCCGCGGTGGCGAGTGCGAGGACGATCCAGAAGGTGGTCATGGCAGAAAGTCTGCGACCCACAAGAAGATGCCACGAGTGGCAGTAGTGACGGTGACCGTTGACATTCCGCCAAGCGCTCGGGATGCTGGCTCGATGCTCCGTACCGTCGCGGCCATCGCCCTGCCCAACGTCGCACCGTTCGAGCTGGGTGTCGCCTGCGAGGTGTTCGGCATCGACCGGCGCGACACCGGCGGCCCCGTCTTCGACTTCACGGTCTGCGGCATCGAGCCGGGCGTCGTGCCGACGAAGGGCGCCGGCTACTCCGTGACGGTCGACCACGGGCTCGAGGCGACCAGGGACGTCGACCTGGTGATCGTCCCGGCGTACGGCGAGGCGGACTCCGCGCCCGAGCCGGTGCTCGAGGCCCTGCGGGACGCGCACGCCCGCGGCGCCTGGGTGCTGAGCATCTGCAGCGGCTCGTTCGCGCTCGGGTACGCGGGCCTCCTGGACGGCCGCCGGTGCACGACCCACTGGATGTACACCGACGAGCTGGCCCGGCGGTTCCCGCAGGCCCGGGTCAACCCCGCCGTCCTCTACGTCGACGACGACCGAGTGATCACGAGCGCCGGCACGGCGGCCGGCATCGACGCGTGCCTGCACCTCGTCCGTCGCGAGCTCGGTGCCGCTGCGGCGTCGGCCGTCGCGCGCCGGATGGTCGTGCCCCCGCACCGCGACGGCGGCCAGGCCCAGTTCGTCGACACCCCGCTGCCGTGCGACGCGGACACCCTGGCCCCCCTGCTCGCCTGGATGGTGGAGAACCTCGAGGAGGAGCTGAGCGTGCCGGAGCTCGCCGCGCGGGCGTTCGTGTCCGAGCGGACGTTCGCCCGCCGGTTCCGCGCCGAGACCGGCACGACGCCCGCGGCGTGGGTGACCCGGCAGCGCGTGGCCCGCGCCCAGGAGATGCTCGAGCGGTCCGACGCGGGCATCGAGGAGATCGCGCGGCTGTGCGGCTTCGGCACCGCGGCGGTGCTGCGCCACCACTTCGCACGCACGCTCGGCACCAGCCCGCAGGCGTACCGGCGCGCCTTCGCCCCCGCCCCCGTCTCCTGACACGGCGAGAGCCGCACCCCGGGCGGGATGCGGCTCTCGACGGGTGGCTCAGCGCGCGAACGCCGCCTCGATGAGCGTGGCCTGCTGGGCCTGGTGCTTCTTGGCGGACCCGGCGGCCGGCGAGGCCGACTCCTTGCGGGAGACCACCCGCAGCGTGCGGTCCAGCAGCTGCGGCAGGTGCATGGACAGGAACGTCCACGGACCCTGGTTGCCCGGCTCGTCCTGCACCCACACCAGCTCCGCACCGTCGAACGGGGCGACCGCGGCGCGCACGGCCTCCTCGTCGAGTGGGTACAGCTGCTCGAACCGGACGATCGCCGTCTGCTCGTCGCCGGTCTTGACGCGGTGCGCCAGCAGGTCCCAGTAGACCTTGCCGGAGCACAGCAGCACACGGGTGACCTGGTCGGCCTTGGGGGCGGCCAGCTCGTCGCCGATGACCGTGCGGAACGTGCCCGAGGTGAAGTCCTCCACCGGGGACGACGCCGACTTCAGGCGCAGCATCGACTTCGGCGTGAAGACCACCAGCGGGCGACGCGGCCGGTCGTAGGCCTGGCGACGCAGCAGGTGGAAGTGCGACGCCGGGGTCGACGGCTGCGCGATCGTCATGTTGTCCTCGGCCGCGAGCTGCAGGAACCGCTCGATGCGTGCGGACGAGTGGTCCGGTCCCTGCCCCTCGTAGCCGTGGGGGAGCAGCAGCACGACGGACGAGCGCTGCGCCCACTTCTGCTCGGCGGACGAGATGAACTCGTCGATGATCGTCTGGGCGCCGTTGACGAAGTCGCCGAACTGCGCCTCCCACAGCACCAGGGCGTCCGGGCGCTCGACCGAGTACCCGTACTCGAACCCGAGGGCCGCGTACTCGGACAGCGACGAGTCGTACACCCAGAACTTGGCCTGGTCGGCCGACAGGTACAGCAGGGGGGTCCACTCGGCACCGGTCTCGCGGTCGTGCATGACCGCGTGCCGCTGCACGAACGTGCCGCGCCGGGAGTCCTGCCCGGCGAGGCGCACGGGAGTGCCCTCGACCAGGAGCGACCCGAACGCGAGCAGCTCGCCGAAGCCCCAGTCGATGCCGCCCTCGCGGGACATCGCCTCGCGCTTGGCCAGCAGCTGCGCCAGCTTGGGGTGGACCGTGAAGCCCTCCGGCGGTCGCACGTGCGCGCGGCCGATGCGCTCGAGCGTGCCGGCGTCGACCGCGGTCTTCCAGCCCACCATCATCCCGGCGTCCTCGAGCTGCGACTCCGGCCGCTCGAGGCCCTTGACGGCCTCGGCCTCCGGCGGAGCCGGGACGTAGCCGTCCTCGCGCGTCTCCGCGAACACCCGCTCCAGCTGCTGCTGGTAGTCCTGGAGCGCCTGCTCGGCCTCCTCGATCGTGATGTCGCCGCGCGCCACCAGCGTCTCGGTGTAGAGCTTGCGCACCGAGCGCTTGGCCTCGATCAGGTTGTACATGAGCGGCTGCGTCATCGAGGGGTCGTCGCCCTCGTTGTGACCGCGGCGGCGGTAGCAGACCATGTCGATGATGACGTCGCGGTCGAACTGCTCGCGGTACTCGAACGCTAGCGCCGCGACCCGCACGCACGCCTCCGGGTCGTCCCCGTTGACGTGGAAGATCGGCACCTGAAGACCCTTGGCCACGTCGGTCGCGTACTGCGAGGAGCGCGACGAGGAGGGGCCGGTGGTGAAGCCGACCTGGTTGTTGATGATCAGGTGGATCGTGCCGCCGGTGCGGTACCCGCGCAGCTGCGCCAGGTTCAGCGTCTCGAACACCACGCCCTGGCCGGCGAACGCGGCGTCACCGTGGATGAGGATCGGCAGGACGGAGAACCCGTCGCCACCGAGGTCGATGCGGTCCTGCTTGGCGCGCACGATGCCCTCGAGCACCGGGTCGACCGCCTCGAGGTGCGACGGGTTGGCGGCCAGGTACACGGCCGTCGTCGCGCCGGACTCCGCGGTGAAGGTGCCCTCGGTGCCCAGGTGGTACTTGACGTCGCCCGAGCCCTGCACCGACTTGGGGTCCTGGTTGCCCTCGAACTCGCGGAAGATCTGCGCGTAGGACTTGCCCGCGATGTTGGCCAGGATGTTCAGCCGGCCACGGTGGGCCATGCCGATGCCGACCTCGTCGAGCCCGTTGTCGGCGGCCCGGGACAGGATCGCGTCGAGCAGCGGGATGACCGACTCGCCGCCCTCGAGCGAGAACCGCTTCTGGCCGACGTACTTGGTCTGCAGGAAGGTCTCGAAGGCCTCCGCCGCGTTCAGCCGGCGCAGGATCCGCAGCTGCTCCTCGCGCGGCGTGCGGGCGAACCCGGCCTCCAGGCGCTCCTGGAGCCAGCGCCGCTGCCGCGGGTCCTGCAGGTGCATGTACTCGCTTCCCACCGTGCGGCAGTACGAGTCCCGCAGCAGGCCGAGCACCTCGCGCAGCTTGGCGCGGGGCTTGCCGCCGAAGCCGCCCGTCGGGAACGTGCGGTCGAGGTCCCACAGCGTGAGGCCGTGGGTCTGCACGTCCAGGTCGGGGTGCTTGCGCTGGCGGTAGGCCAGCGGGTCCGTGTCGGCCATGAGGTGGCCGCGCGAGCGGTAGGAGTGGATCAGCTCCGCGATCCGGGCCGGCTTGATCGCCTCGGCGTCGGGGTCTGCGGCCTCACGCACCCAGCGGACGGGCTCGTAGGGCACCCGCAGGGATGCGAAGACGCGGTCGTAGAAGCCGTCCTCGCCCAGCAGCTTGCGGGCGATGATGCGCAGGAGGTCGCCGGACTGCGCACCCTGGATGATCCGGTGGTCGTACGTCGAGGTCAGGGTCAGGACCTTGGAGATGCCCATCTTGTTCAGGGCGTCCTCGGACGTGCCCGCGAACTCCGCGGGGTAGTCCATGGCACCGACGCCGATGATCGTGCCCTGGGCCTGCATGAGACGCGGCACCGAGTGGACCGTGCCGATGGTGCCCGGGTTGGTCAGCGAGATCGTCGTGCCGGCGAAGTCCTCGACGGTGAGCTTGTTGCCGCGGGCGCGCCGCACGACGTCCTCGTACGCGGACCAGAACCCGGCGAAGTCGAGCGTCTCGCACTTCTTGATCGACGGGACCAGCAGCTGGCGCGTGCCGTCCGGCTTGGCCAGGTCGATCGCGATGCCGAGGTTGACGTGCGCGGGCGTCAGGACGCTCGGCTTGTCGTCGACGACCGTGTAGGAGGTGTTCATCGCCGGCATGTCTGCCAGCGCCTCGACCAGCGCGAAGCCGATGAGGTGCGTGAACGAGATCTTGCCACCGCGGCCGCGGGCCAGGTGGTTGTTGATGACGATGCGGTTGTCGACCATGAGCTTGGCCGGCACCGCGCGCACCGATGTCGCCGTGGGGACCTCCAGCGAGGCCTCCATGTTGGTCACGACGCGCGCGGCCGGGCCGCGCAGCTTCTGGACGTCGTCCGTCGTCTCGGCCTCGTCGACCGCGGAGGCGCGCTGGGCGACCTGCGCGTACGGGGCGGTGGCCGGCTGGGCGGTCGCGATGGGGGCCGTGAGGGCGGCGGGCTCGACCTCGGGCGCCGCGGGGGTCGGCGGCGCCGTCTCCTTCGCCACCGGGGCGGCGGGTGCCGGGGCAGCTGGTGCCGGGGCGGCAGGTGCCGGGGCGGCAGGTGCCTCGACCGCAGGGGCCTGCTTCGCAGGCGCCGGCGCGACCGGCGTGCCGTTCGCCGGGGCCTTCGTGGGAGCCGATGCCTTCGGGGACGAGGCGCCGTTCGTGAGCCCCTCCTCGGGCTTGTAGCCCTCGAAGAAGTCCCACCACGCCGGGTCGACCGAGTTCTTGTCCTCCTGGTACTGCTCGAACAGCTCGTCGACGAGCCACTCGTTGGCGCCGAACACGGCTCGTGTCGAGTCAGGATCCGCCATCTGGGTCACGCTGGGATCGCCCACTTCCGCTGCGGCTGGTGACCGCGTCTCTGCTAGTCCGACTGCTACTTCTGTTGATGACAACACTACGG
This window harbors:
- a CDS encoding type IV pilus twitching motility protein PilT, whose product is MSQPTQSVIPFLHALASTGGSDLHCKVGSAPRVRVDGRLRKLQVPDLKPADTERMLEEVLPDELVEPFRQNHEADFAFSVSGVGRFRVNAYQARGTYGLVFRRVAVGAQSLAELALPEVIGELALEPRGLVLVTGPTGSGKTTTLASMLDLVNTLREVNIVTIEDPIEILHQDKKSIVSQREVRQDTADFTVALRAAMRQDPDVILVGEMRDVETVRAALSAAETGHLVLSTLHTIDAAESINRIIDFFPPHEQKQVRIALAQTLRGIVSQRLVRLADGTGRRPAVEVMVNTGRTRDAILEPADSPPLIDLIREGDFYKMQTFDQHLFELVRDDVITYEEALAVSTSPHDLTVDLRQAGLVS
- a CDS encoding GDSL-type esterase/lipase family protein: MGELPLRLAVVGDELVAGAGDPKALGWVGRVAARTPTPDPLTVLTLAVPGETTTALGARWDDEVSRRLSPEADNRLVVALGRADVAAGLSLARSRLNLANILDVAEQRRIPTFVVGPPPGGTADADTLADLSAAFADVATRRRVPFVDTYTPLAAHDQWLGDLAAGDGVLPGQAGYGLMAWLVLHTGWHTWLGLPDDS
- a CDS encoding GlxA family transcriptional regulator, with protein sequence MLRTVAAIALPNVAPFELGVACEVFGIDRRDTGGPVFDFTVCGIEPGVVPTKGAGYSVTVDHGLEATRDVDLVIVPAYGEADSAPEPVLEALRDAHARGAWVLSICSGSFALGYAGLLDGRRCTTHWMYTDELARRFPQARVNPAVLYVDDDRVITSAGTAAGIDACLHLVRRELGAAAASAVARRMVVPPHRDGGQAQFVDTPLPCDADTLAPLLAWMVENLEEELSVPELAARAFVSERTFARRFRAETGTTPAAWVTRQRVARAQEMLERSDAGIEEIARLCGFGTAAVLRHHFARTLGTSPQAYRRAFAPAPVS
- a CDS encoding multifunctional oxoglutarate decarboxylase/oxoglutarate dehydrogenase thiamine pyrophosphate-binding subunit/dihydrolipoyllysine-residue succinyltransferase subunit; protein product: MADPDSTRAVFGANEWLVDELFEQYQEDKNSVDPAWWDFFEGYKPEEGLTNGASSPKASAPTKAPANGTPVAPAPAKQAPAVEAPAAPAPAAPAPAAPAPAAPVAKETAPPTPAAPEVEPAALTAPIATAQPATAPYAQVAQRASAVDEAETTDDVQKLRGPAARVVTNMEASLEVPTATSVRAVPAKLMVDNRIVINNHLARGRGGKISFTHLIGFALVEALADMPAMNTSYTVVDDKPSVLTPAHVNLGIAIDLAKPDGTRQLLVPSIKKCETLDFAGFWSAYEDVVRRARGNKLTVEDFAGTTISLTNPGTIGTVHSVPRLMQAQGTIIGVGAMDYPAEFAGTSEDALNKMGISKVLTLTSTYDHRIIQGAQSGDLLRIIARKLLGEDGFYDRVFASLRVPYEPVRWVREAADPDAEAIKPARIAELIHSYRSRGHLMADTDPLAYRQRKHPDLDVQTHGLTLWDLDRTFPTGGFGGKPRAKLREVLGLLRDSYCRTVGSEYMHLQDPRQRRWLQERLEAGFARTPREEQLRILRRLNAAEAFETFLQTKYVGQKRFSLEGGESVIPLLDAILSRAADNGLDEVGIGMAHRGRLNILANIAGKSYAQIFREFEGNQDPKSVQGSGDVKYHLGTEGTFTAESGATTAVYLAANPSHLEAVDPVLEGIVRAKQDRIDLGGDGFSVLPILIHGDAAFAGQGVVFETLNLAQLRGYRTGGTIHLIINNQVGFTTGPSSSRSSQYATDVAKGLQVPIFHVNGDDPEACVRVAALAFEYREQFDRDVIIDMVCYRRRGHNEGDDPSMTQPLMYNLIEAKRSVRKLYTETLVARGDITIEEAEQALQDYQQQLERVFAETREDGYVPAPPEAEAVKGLERPESQLEDAGMMVGWKTAVDAGTLERIGRAHVRPPEGFTVHPKLAQLLAKREAMSREGGIDWGFGELLAFGSLLVEGTPVRLAGQDSRRGTFVQRHAVMHDRETGAEWTPLLYLSADQAKFWVYDSSLSEYAALGFEYGYSVERPDALVLWEAQFGDFVNGAQTIIDEFISSAEQKWAQRSSVVLLLPHGYEGQGPDHSSARIERFLQLAAEDNMTIAQPSTPASHFHLLRRQAYDRPRRPLVVFTPKSMLRLKSASSPVEDFTSGTFRTVIGDELAAPKADQVTRVLLCSGKVYWDLLAHRVKTGDEQTAIVRFEQLYPLDEEAVRAAVAPFDGAELVWVQDEPGNQGPWTFLSMHLPQLLDRTLRVVSRKESASPAAGSAKKHQAQQATLIEAAFAR